A segment of the Aureimonas sp. SA4125 genome:
CGAGGGAGACGGTCGCGATCTACCGCCTCATCCGCGACGGGCGCAGCGCCGAGGCGCTGGCGATCTACCGCTGGTTCCGGCCCCTCCTCGACCTCGACGTGTCGCGTTATCTGGTCCAGAACATCAAGCTCGCCGAAGTTCACGCCATCGGCTCCAACGACCGGGTGCGCGCGCCGCGCATGCCGCTCTTCGGGGAGGAGAAGGCGCGCGTCGAGACGATCATCGCGGCGGCCCTTGCCACGAGGCCGACTTTGCCGGCGCTCGGCTAGGAAGAAACGGCGGTGAGCGGCACCAGAGACGACCCCATCGACGTCGCGGTGATCGGCGCCGGCATTATCGGCATCACCGCCGCCTACTTCCTCCAGGACGACCAGAAGTCGGTCGTCCTCGTCGACAGGGCGGGACCCGCGGAGGCGACGAGCGCCGGCAATGCCGGGGCGCTGGCCTTCACCGACGTCCTGCCGCTCGCCTCCCCCGGCATCTTGCGCAAGGCCCCCTTCTGGCTCCTCGATCCGCTCGGGCCGCTCTCCATTCGGCCGGCCTATGCGCTGAAGATCGCACCTTGGCTGATGCGATTCTGGGAGGCGAGCCGACCCGCCGCCTTCGAGGCCTCGACGCGGGCGCAGGTAGCGCTGATGCGGGTTGCTCGCAACGAGATGAACCTCCTTGTCGACAGCGCCGGGATGACGGAAATGGTCCGCTCCGACGGCTGCCTGGAAGTCTACGAGGGCGCCGGCCAATGGCAGGCGGCCCTGCCCGGATGGCAGGCGCGCCAGCGCGAGGGCATCGTCTTCCGACATGTCCAGCGTGACGGCATCGACGCGCTGCAGAAGGGACTGGCGCCGCGGTTCACACATGGCACCTTCGTTCCGGAATGGCAGAGCGTCAGCGATCCCAGGGAATTCGCCCTCGCCCTCTACGACCGCGTGACGAAGCGGGGCGGAACATTCCGGCGCGGGGTCGTCGAGGCGGTCGAACCGGCCGGCGACACCATCCTCGTGCGCTTCCAGGGCGGTGCGACGCTCCACGCCAGGGAGGCGGTCATCGCCGCCGGTGCCTGGTCGAAGCCGCTGGCGGAAAAGCTCGGCGACGACGTGCCGCTCGAGACCGAACGCGGCTACAACACGACTTTGCCGCCGGGGGCCTTCGACCTGAAGCGCCAGATCGTTTTCGGCGGCCACGGCTTCGTCGTCTCGGCGCTCTCGACCGGCATCCGCGTCGGCGGCGCCGTCGAGCTTGGCGGCCTCGACCTGCCGCCGAACTTCAGGCGCGCGAAGGCGATGCTGGACAAGGCCAAAGCCTTCCTGCCCGGCCTGCAGACCGAGGGTGGGCGGGAGTGGATGGGTTTTAGGCCGTCGATGCCGGACTCGTTGCCGGTGATCGGCCGCTCGAAGGTCAGCGCCCGAATTGTCTACGCCTTCGGGCATGGCCATCTCGGCCTGACGCAGTCGGCCGGCACGGGGCGGCTCGTCGCCGACCTCCTCGCCCACCGCATGCCCGCCATCCCGCTCGAAGCCTTCCGGCCCGACAGGTTTGCCGGATCCCGGCCGGCATCATCGCAACTTCCGCAATCCCCGCGAAAGGCCTGACATGGCGCGCCACAGCTTCTTCTGCATCGACGGCCACACTTGCGGCAATCCGGTTCGCCTCGTTTCCGGCGGCGCGCCGAACCTTGTCGGCACGACGATGATCGAGAAGCGCGCGCATTTCCTCGCCGAGTTCGACTGGATCCGGACCGGGTTGATGTTCGAGCCGCGCGGCCACGACATGATGTCGGGCTCCATTCTCTATCCGCCGACCCGCCCCGACTGCGACGTCGCCATCCTCTTCATCGAAACCTCCGGCTGCCTGCCGATGTGCGGGCACGGGACTATCGGCACCGTCACCATGGCGCTGGAGCACGGCCTCGTCACGCCGAAGGAGCCGGGCGTTCTCCGGCTCGACACGCCGGCCGGCCTCGTCGTCGCGACCTATCGGCAGGAGGGGCAGTTCATCGAGGAGGTGAGGCTGACCAATGTTCCGGCCTTCCTGCATTCGGAAGGGCTCGAGATCCACTGCCCGGGCCTCGGGCCTCTGACCGTCGACGTCGCCTATGGCGGCAATTTCTACGCCATCGTCGACGGCCAGCCGAATTTCCGCGACATGGCGGACTTTTCCGCCGGCCAGCTGGTGCATCTGTCGGGCCCGCTGCGCCGGGCGCTGAACGAGCGCTACAGCTTCGTTCACCCGGAAAAGCTCGAGATTCAGGGTCTGAGCCATATCCTCTGGACGGGCGCGCCCACCGTCGCGGAAGCCACGGCGCGAAATGCCGTCTTCTACGGCGACAAGGCGATCGACCGATCTCCCTGCGGCACCGGCACCTCCGCCCGCATCGCGCAATGGGCCGCCAAGGGCAGGCTCGGGGTGGGAGACGCGTTCATCCATGAGAGCATCATCGGCTCCCTGTTCAAGGGACGGGTGGAGGCCGAGGCAGAAGTCGGCGGCCTAAGGGCGATCATTCCCTCGATCGCCGGCTGGGCCCGCACGACCGGCTACAACACGATCTTCATCGACGACCACGACCCGTTCGCGCGGGGTTTCCAGGTGCTTTAGGACGCGCGTCCCTTTGGCGGAACGCCTGGGCTCGCAGGGCCGTCCGAGTCCCGCGCCGGGTCGAGGCAGCGGTCGAGCATCTCGGCGGGATCTCCCGGCAGGACATCGACCTCTTCCTCCTCTCTCTCGGGTTCATCGAGGAGGCCGATCGGGTCCAGCGACAGATCGCTGTCGCCGATGTCGAGTTCCTTGCGCGTCATGCCGTCGTTGGGTGTGGGAGTGCGCGACATCGGATGCATCCCTCGCTTCAATGAGGACATTCGGGCGCCGGCCACGCATGCCCTGGGGGAATTGTGGATAAAACCGACGCGTGTGCGACATGGTTCCGCGTCGTCGCCGACTTCTGCCGCGCGTGTCGCTCTTACCTGCCGAAATCGGCGACCACGAGGTCATGGTCCGAAATCGCTTTGCCCTCGGCGTCCACTGCCGCGACCGTCGCCGGATGGGCGGCGGCGAGGCCCCGCACAAACAGCCAGTCGAGACGCTTGTGCGGCGGCTTCGGATCGCCGTCCGGCCGCGTGCGGGTGGTGATCTCGGGACGATTGGCGGTGCGCCACTCGAAGCCGGCCTCACCCATCAGCGAAAACAGCGGCTCCAGAGCCGACGGATCGTCGAACCAGCCGGTGTCCTCGCAGAAGAGCGGCTTGGTGTTGAAATCGCCGCCGATGACGACGGGCATGCCGGCCGAGAGCGTTTCGAGATGGCCGAGCAGCCGCTTCACCTGCGCGGCCCGATCGGCCGGATCGGTCTTGCTCTCGAGATGGACCGAGACGACGAGAACCGGTCCGCCGCTCGTCTCGATGCGGCCGCCGATGGCCATGCGCCAGCCCAGGCGGCGCTGGCC
Coding sequences within it:
- a CDS encoding FAD-dependent oxidoreductase, giving the protein MSGTRDDPIDVAVIGAGIIGITAAYFLQDDQKSVVLVDRAGPAEATSAGNAGALAFTDVLPLASPGILRKAPFWLLDPLGPLSIRPAYALKIAPWLMRFWEASRPAAFEASTRAQVALMRVARNEMNLLVDSAGMTEMVRSDGCLEVYEGAGQWQAALPGWQARQREGIVFRHVQRDGIDALQKGLAPRFTHGTFVPEWQSVSDPREFALALYDRVTKRGGTFRRGVVEAVEPAGDTILVRFQGGATLHAREAVIAAGAWSKPLAEKLGDDVPLETERGYNTTLPPGAFDLKRQIVFGGHGFVVSALSTGIRVGGAVELGGLDLPPNFRRAKAMLDKAKAFLPGLQTEGGREWMGFRPSMPDSLPVIGRSKVSARIVYAFGHGHLGLTQSAGTGRLVADLLAHRMPAIPLEAFRPDRFAGSRPASSQLPQSPRKA
- a CDS encoding 4-hydroxyproline epimerase; the encoded protein is MARHSFFCIDGHTCGNPVRLVSGGAPNLVGTTMIEKRAHFLAEFDWIRTGLMFEPRGHDMMSGSILYPPTRPDCDVAILFIETSGCLPMCGHGTIGTVTMALEHGLVTPKEPGVLRLDTPAGLVVATYRQEGQFIEEVRLTNVPAFLHSEGLEIHCPGLGPLTVDVAYGGNFYAIVDGQPNFRDMADFSAGQLVHLSGPLRRALNERYSFVHPEKLEIQGLSHILWTGAPTVAEATARNAVFYGDKAIDRSPCGTGTSARIAQWAAKGRLGVGDAFIHESIIGSLFKGRVEAEAEVGGLRAIIPSIAGWARTTGYNTIFIDDHDPFARGFQVL